The Paenibacillus sp. FSL R7-0204 genome includes a region encoding these proteins:
- a CDS encoding carbohydrate ABC transporter permease, which translates to MYHKTKPYRIFTVFNYILMIAVSIMCVVPLIHVLAVSFSGKSAANANLVGLWPVDFTVDAYTKTVANENFTRSIWVTLQRTVLGTAFSMGIVILAAYALSKENARFRRRNMYIWLLVFTMLFSGGLVPMYILIQKLHLMNSLWVLILPGAVSVWNIILLLNFFRAVPKEMEEAAFIDGAGHFRTLFSVYLPVSMPAIATLSLFTIVGHWNSWFDGLLYMTDHRNYPLATFLQSVIVQQDFSKVTVRPEDLENISQRTVKAAQIFIGMAPILIVYPFLQRFFVKGIVLGAVKE; encoded by the coding sequence ATGTATCATAAAACAAAACCTTACCGCATCTTCACGGTGTTCAACTATATCCTGATGATCGCAGTTTCAATCATGTGTGTTGTTCCGCTGATTCACGTCCTTGCTGTATCGTTCAGCGGGAAATCGGCAGCCAATGCCAATCTGGTGGGTCTGTGGCCAGTAGATTTCACAGTGGATGCCTACACCAAGACCGTAGCCAACGAGAATTTCACCCGGTCCATCTGGGTGACGCTGCAGCGCACGGTGCTGGGTACTGCTTTTAGCATGGGGATCGTCATACTGGCTGCCTATGCACTGTCCAAAGAGAACGCCCGGTTCAGACGCCGGAACATGTATATCTGGCTGCTGGTCTTCACCATGCTGTTCAGCGGCGGTCTAGTACCGATGTACATTCTGATTCAGAAGCTGCACCTGATGAATTCCCTATGGGTACTGATTCTGCCGGGTGCCGTCTCGGTCTGGAATATCATTCTGCTGCTTAACTTCTTCCGGGCCGTGCCCAAAGAAATGGAAGAAGCCGCCTTCATCGACGGCGCAGGTCATTTCAGAACACTGTTCAGCGTGTATCTCCCGGTATCCATGCCGGCTATTGCTACACTGTCGCTGTTCACGATCGTCGGGCACTGGAACTCCTGGTTCGACGGCCTGCTGTATATGACGGATCACCGCAACTATCCGCTGGCGACCTTCCTGCAGTCGGTCATTGTCCAGCAGGACTTCAGTAAGGTGACCGTACGGCCGGAGGATCTGGAGAATATCTCGCAAAGAACAGTCAAAGCCGCTCAGATCTTCATCGGAATGGCGCCGATCCTCATCGTGTATCCATTCCTGCAGCGTTTCTTCGTGAAGGGAATTGTCCTCGGGGCGGTTAAGGAATAG
- a CDS encoding extracellular solute-binding protein — protein MIKKMKFSAAAVLSTVMLGSLLAGCGGNADNKKAEGDNKPAASEDAMYSAPFENGKYTEPVTISTVFPIASSLKFKNGENIENNVHTKWAKDTLGIDIKYLWTVSDQNNAYETKLRLMLTSGEKMPDIISFRGSPSLISDLIDSGQFTDAGELFDKYASDIYKKAMAEEPTVWNPYMRDGKRMGIPILENAYNNDPVMYIREDWLKKLNLKAPTNLAELETVLDAFTNQDPDGNGKKDTTGLAVGFKNNLNTWMSEAGWVFGMFGAMPNQWNKTADNQLAYGSVQPEMKEGLATMQKWMKAGYISSESGLYDENKATEAFTAGKAGIIVGPYWMTGWPLPDLQKNVPGAVHKAYPLPAGPDGKVGRHGTKIASGAVLINKDMEHKDAFFVYQNYLFDNWANPDSTTFVNGFAKGYDYDIAEDGTVLKEQDTDKIPGGWVDAIRYTLTYDGAIIPNLMMNTLAKLAGGAEPANQYEKNLSERIPEQILAAKIIVDQKDSVMPEMFTGTPTETQLARGDMLEKLEKEILNKIIYDKAPVDEFDTFVEKWKTTGGDKVTTEVNEWYQSLQK, from the coding sequence ATGATAAAGAAAATGAAATTCTCTGCGGCGGCCGTGTTATCCACAGTCATGCTGGGCAGCTTGCTGGCCGGATGCGGCGGCAATGCTGACAACAAGAAGGCAGAAGGGGACAACAAGCCGGCGGCAAGCGAAGACGCGATGTATTCGGCTCCCTTTGAGAATGGTAAATATACAGAGCCGGTAACCATTTCAACCGTATTTCCCATCGCCAGCAGCCTGAAATTCAAGAATGGCGAGAACATTGAGAATAACGTGCACACCAAATGGGCCAAGGATACGCTGGGTATTGACATCAAGTATCTCTGGACCGTAAGTGACCAGAACAACGCCTATGAAACCAAGCTGCGCCTGATGCTGACCTCAGGTGAGAAAATGCCGGACATCATCTCGTTCCGTGGAAGCCCTTCCTTGATCTCCGATCTGATTGACAGCGGCCAGTTCACCGATGCAGGCGAATTGTTCGACAAATATGCTTCCGATATCTACAAAAAAGCGATGGCCGAAGAGCCAACCGTATGGAATCCCTACATGAGAGACGGCAAGCGGATGGGTATCCCGATTCTGGAAAACGCTTATAATAATGATCCGGTTATGTATATCCGTGAGGATTGGCTGAAGAAGCTGAACCTTAAGGCTCCGACGAATCTGGCTGAGCTGGAAACCGTGCTGGATGCATTCACGAACCAGGACCCTGACGGCAACGGCAAGAAGGATACAACAGGACTGGCTGTAGGCTTCAAAAACAATCTGAACACATGGATGTCGGAAGCCGGATGGGTCTTCGGGATGTTCGGCGCGATGCCGAACCAGTGGAACAAGACAGCGGACAACCAGCTCGCTTACGGTTCTGTTCAGCCGGAGATGAAGGAAGGTCTGGCAACGATGCAGAAATGGATGAAGGCAGGCTATATCTCCTCCGAATCCGGTCTGTATGATGAGAACAAAGCAACAGAAGCTTTTACAGCAGGCAAAGCCGGTATCATTGTCGGCCCTTACTGGATGACAGGCTGGCCGCTGCCGGATCTGCAGAAGAACGTTCCAGGTGCGGTGCATAAGGCTTATCCGCTTCCGGCAGGCCCGGACGGCAAGGTAGGCAGACACGGCACGAAGATCGCCTCCGGTGCGGTATTGATCAACAAGGACATGGAGCATAAAGACGCATTCTTCGTCTACCAGAACTATCTGTTTGATAACTGGGCTAACCCGGACAGCACAACCTTCGTGAACGGCTTCGCCAAAGGCTATGACTATGATATCGCTGAAGACGGAACCGTCCTGAAAGAGCAGGATACGGATAAGATTCCAGGCGGCTGGGTGGATGCGATCCGTTATACCCTGACTTACGATGGAGCCATTATTCCTAACCTGATGATGAATACACTGGCCAAGCTGGCCGGCGGTGCTGAGCCTGCTAACCAGTATGAGAAGAATCTGTCCGAGCGTATTCCTGAGCAGATCCTGGCAGCCAAGATCATCGTCGACCAGAAGGACAGTGTAATGCCTGAGATGTTCACAGGTACACCTACTGAAACTCAGCTCGCCCGCGGAGATATGCTGGAGAAGCTGGAGAAGGAAATTCTGAACAAAATTATTTATGATAAAGCGCCGGTAGACGAATTTGATACCTTTGTAGAGAAATGGAAAACTACAGGCGGCGACAAAGTGACCACAGAGGTCAATGAATGGTATCAATCTCTGCAGAAATAA
- a CDS encoding ABC transporter permease: MVTPASVKGEKLDVNAGSPRKKSKWKSTISLDLMVLPALILTVIFAYIPMTGLAIAFKNYKPGLGFNASKWVGLEHFEYLFSIPENVQIIWNTLIIAGLKMIANLIVPFLFALLLNEIRKMAFKKMVQTIVYMPHFLSWVILGGILSDLLARDGGLINQVLVSVFGIQPIFFLGDGNWFRFVVVVSDVWKEFGFNTIVFLASLAGINPALYEAAEVDGAGRWQQTWSITMPAMLPITIVVGTLALGNVLNGGFDQIFNLYNALVFDKGDIIDTFVYRLGIVDGKFSFSTAVGLFKSVVSFVLIVTAYRLSYKFANYRIF; encoded by the coding sequence TTGGTTACGCCAGCCAGCGTAAAAGGCGAGAAACTGGATGTAAATGCGGGGAGTCCCCGGAAAAAATCGAAATGGAAATCGACCATTAGTCTCGATCTGATGGTTCTGCCGGCATTGATCCTAACCGTGATCTTCGCCTACATTCCAATGACAGGACTTGCGATTGCCTTCAAGAATTACAAGCCGGGCTTAGGCTTTAACGCCTCCAAGTGGGTGGGGCTGGAGCATTTTGAATATCTGTTCAGTATTCCCGAGAACGTTCAGATCATCTGGAACACACTGATTATTGCCGGTCTGAAAATGATCGCCAACCTGATCGTTCCCTTCTTATTCGCACTGCTGCTGAATGAGATCCGCAAGATGGCATTCAAAAAAATGGTACAAACCATTGTCTATATGCCCCACTTCCTGTCATGGGTGATCCTGGGCGGTATTCTCTCCGACCTGCTGGCCAGAGACGGCGGCCTGATCAACCAGGTACTGGTCAGTGTATTCGGCATCCAGCCGATTTTCTTCCTGGGTGACGGGAACTGGTTCCGGTTTGTCGTAGTAGTGAGTGATGTCTGGAAAGAGTTCGGCTTCAACACCATCGTCTTCCTGGCCTCCCTGGCGGGAATTAACCCGGCACTCTATGAAGCTGCTGAGGTAGACGGAGCAGGACGCTGGCAGCAGACCTGGTCAATTACGATGCCGGCCATGCTGCCGATTACCATCGTGGTAGGAACACTGGCGCTGGGTAACGTGCTTAACGGAGGCTTCGACCAGATCTTCAACCTGTATAACGCGCTTGTCTTCGATAAAGGGGACATCATCGATACATTTGTCTACAGACTAGGAATTGTTGACGGTAAGTTCAGCTTCTCCACAGCGGTCGGATTGTTCAAATCCGTTGTCAGCTTTGTCTTGATCGTAACAGCTTACCGCCTTTCGTATAAATTTGCTAACTACCGTATTTTCTAG
- a CDS encoding IS4 family transposase, translating into MKKSTSISNILQLVIPEEKLRPILEELNYIDVARKFTVYDLFLFLAEAAFQQWDGYRDGAQRMSLQGQRAVNYSTLSKKAKEVPFSLFKRLLKLMIGLCNRKAKRSLGIPKELLIVDSTTISVGQGRLPWAQIKGRKAGVKLHVGLLGDSNELHKVTETPAVQHDLNSCAFLLDSQYILVADRAYGKHKLFDSYQEKKERQYFVIRLKDNTTLVNPVPRLRNRPFEGSIEQDLTCQLGKVKALSKNQFRVVILKDPKGNPVILATNLHWHSPEAIADIYKKRWQIEVFFRWIKQHLNIPKLFGTTENAVYGQLYVALLVYVLLKFLFEQGNSTVHVSARLTFAEFDRLFTLQKLPVEWKIYLAHVTDIITKI; encoded by the coding sequence ATGAAAAAGTCTACTTCAATTTCAAACATTCTGCAATTGGTGATTCCCGAGGAAAAACTACGTCCGATTCTGGAAGAATTAAACTATATTGATGTTGCGCGTAAATTTACCGTGTATGATTTGTTTTTGTTTCTAGCTGAAGCAGCGTTTCAGCAGTGGGACGGGTACCGAGACGGCGCGCAACGGATGTCCCTTCAGGGACAACGTGCGGTGAATTATTCGACGCTTTCCAAAAAGGCTAAAGAGGTTCCTTTCTCCTTATTTAAGCGTCTATTGAAACTCATGATAGGGCTCTGTAATCGGAAGGCCAAGCGGTCACTCGGTATTCCGAAAGAACTGTTAATCGTGGATTCAACCACCATTTCGGTCGGTCAAGGCCGCTTGCCTTGGGCACAAATTAAAGGCAGAAAAGCAGGCGTTAAGCTGCATGTCGGATTACTTGGGGACTCGAATGAATTGCACAAAGTGACGGAGACCCCGGCTGTACAGCATGATTTAAACAGTTGCGCCTTCCTGCTCGACAGCCAATATATTTTGGTGGCAGACCGCGCTTACGGGAAGCACAAGCTGTTTGACAGCTATCAAGAGAAGAAAGAGCGGCAATATTTTGTCATTCGGCTTAAGGATAACACCACGCTCGTGAATCCGGTCCCGCGCCTGCGAAATCGCCCATTTGAGGGAAGTATCGAGCAGGATTTGACGTGCCAATTAGGAAAGGTTAAGGCGCTCAGCAAGAATCAGTTTCGGGTGGTGATTCTTAAAGATCCTAAAGGGAATCCCGTCATTCTTGCGACAAATCTGCACTGGCACTCCCCCGAAGCCATAGCAGACATCTATAAGAAACGTTGGCAGATTGAAGTATTTTTTCGTTGGATTAAGCAGCATTTAAACATTCCCAAGTTATTTGGAACCACAGAAAATGCAGTATATGGGCAGCTATACGTGGCTTTATTGGTGTATGTGTTGCTAAAGTTTCTGTTTGAACAGGGAAATAGTACTGTGCATGTTAGCGCTAGATTAACGTTCGCCGAGTTTGATCGATTATTTACGCTGCAAAAGCTACCTGTGGAGTGGAAGATTTATTTAGCTCATGTTACTGACATTATCACCAAAATATAG
- a CDS encoding sensor histidine kinase, producing MKYRLSIFQWLSFVLMLMLLIIVGAFWLIYRLNVKDIQNELRKNKMYEVEFMTSQLSTQFEQVLTNTITLSQDQSVRGYPYILKFGDQYSKYEMKLTIIDKLALNTASTSWKNTVILYYEDEKETVSSDSSFSFSTFSPPEQARNRWVLHMDKEGKGYYSNIMRSHISSLLIEVRISLDNLVKMMEQYVSGMPLLYDASERVFIQPGAAFPQELLESISPGISGNRGTISATENRTEYLINYMKSDMLDLYFIDAYPKRQYIEPINRNNRLFLYAVLVVLVGIMFYTLLLRKQVQKPVIMLRKAIDRFDRGDFSSRAVDLQVNEFKVLGNSFNRMAENTQTLIEQVLLGELEVKEAKLKQYQAQINPHFLYNCLNFIQSKASIEDYHAVTTMTLHLASYCRYIHKIEQLDSTLQDELDFVEHYLHMVHLRKKEITFEFSVTAEAGRYRLPRMILQPLVENCIKHGIEPGLRPGIISVAAEEDDSYLLITVKDNGIGMTEERLGAVRRHIEDNIISNEQLGTGLRNVNQRLRLYFGKDSGLSVDSVLSEGTCYRIRIEKEGEAHSANSAGR from the coding sequence GTGAAATATCGTCTGTCGATCTTTCAGTGGCTGTCGTTTGTCCTGATGCTGATGCTGCTGATCATTGTAGGTGCGTTTTGGCTCATCTACCGGCTGAACGTGAAGGACATTCAGAATGAGCTGAGAAAAAATAAAATGTACGAGGTTGAATTCATGACCTCCCAGCTATCCACGCAATTTGAACAGGTGCTGACAAATACCATTACTTTGTCACAGGACCAGTCTGTGCGTGGATATCCTTATATTCTGAAGTTCGGGGATCAATATTCCAAATATGAGATGAAGCTGACCATCATCGATAAGCTGGCCCTGAACACGGCCTCCACCTCCTGGAAGAATACAGTGATTCTGTACTATGAGGATGAGAAAGAGACGGTATCCTCAGATTCCTCCTTCTCCTTCAGCACCTTCAGCCCCCCGGAGCAGGCGCGGAACCGCTGGGTGCTGCACATGGATAAGGAAGGCAAGGGATATTACTCCAACATCATGCGCAGTCATATCAGCTCGCTGTTAATTGAAGTCAGGATTTCTCTGGATAATCTGGTGAAAATGATGGAGCAGTATGTCTCCGGTATGCCGCTGCTATACGATGCCTCTGAGCGGGTCTTTATTCAGCCGGGGGCGGCGTTTCCGCAGGAGCTGTTAGAGTCGATCAGTCCTGGGATTAGCGGGAACAGGGGAACCATCTCCGCTACAGAGAACCGTACAGAGTACCTGATTAACTATATGAAGTCGGACATGCTGGATTTGTATTTCATAGACGCCTATCCCAAGCGCCAGTATATCGAGCCGATTAACCGCAATAACCGGCTGTTCCTCTATGCGGTACTGGTAGTGCTGGTTGGTATTATGTTCTACACGCTGCTGCTCCGCAAGCAGGTTCAGAAGCCTGTTATCATGCTGCGGAAGGCGATTGACCGGTTCGACCGGGGCGACTTTTCCAGCCGTGCCGTCGATCTGCAGGTCAATGAGTTCAAGGTGCTCGGCAATTCCTTTAACCGGATGGCGGAGAATACACAGACACTGATCGAGCAGGTCCTGCTGGGCGAGCTTGAAGTGAAGGAAGCGAAGCTGAAGCAGTATCAGGCGCAGATTAATCCGCATTTTCTCTATAACTGCCTGAATTTCATTCAGAGCAAAGCAAGCATTGAGGATTATCATGCGGTTACCACGATGACGCTGCATCTGGCCTCCTACTGCCGGTACATTCATAAGATTGAACAGCTTGATTCGACGCTTCAGGATGAACTGGATTTCGTCGAGCATTACTTGCATATGGTCCATCTGCGCAAAAAAGAGATCACCTTCGAGTTCAGCGTTACGGCGGAGGCGGGCAGATACCGTCTGCCAAGGATGATTCTGCAGCCGCTTGTGGAGAACTGCATTAAGCATGGCATTGAACCGGGCCTGAGGCCCGGCATCATCTCGGTTGCCGCCGAGGAAGATGATTCGTATCTTCTGATTACCGTGAAGGATAACGGAATCGGCATGACGGAGGAACGGCTCGGTGCGGTCCGCCGCCATATCGAGGATAATATTATTAGCAATGAACAGCTCGGAACGGGGCTAAGGAATGTGAATCAGCGGCTGCGATTGTATTTTGGCAAAGACTCCGGGTTATCCGTAGACTCCGTGCTGTCCGAAGGCACCTGTTACCGGATTCGGATTGAAAAGGAGGGAGAAGCTCATTCTGCAAATTCTG